The Salegentibacter mishustinae genomic interval GGTTGTACCAAGCATTAAAGTTAGGGCGTTTATAGAATTAAAAATTTTTCTCATAATTTATTAAAACTTTCAATATACCCGGTATGTAACTTTTTAAGATCGGGGTTGTTATAGCCAAAAAACTGAACCTCATTAGAATCAGCTGCTTCGAAATCGTTGAATGAATCTCCAATTAGCAAGCATTCCTTAGGATTATAGTTATTTTCCTTAAGAAGGGTTTTAACTAATTCTATTTTAGGAGTAGGAGAACCACAGATATTTTTAAAGTAAGGGTTAATATTCAATTCATAACATAAATATTGTAGTTCTTGTTGGTCAGATCCTGATACGATATGCATTTCATATTTGTCATGATTGCTTTTTACAAAATTCAGTGAATCCTCAATGAGCAAATTGGGTTCTAATAAATTTTCTTTCATAATTCCTGAAAACCTGTTTGCCCATTTTTCCACCTCTTTTGTTGTAATTTCCTCTCCACGTATATTTTCAAAGAAATGTCGAAATTTAACATACCGGGACAGACCTCCATTTTTTAAATGAAACCTCATTAATTCCTCAACCTGATTAACCGGAAAATCTTTTAAGACCAATTCAAAGCCTTGATTTCGTACCGGCATAGAGTCCATTAGTACGCCGTCAAAATCCCAAAAAATTACATGTTTATTTATAAAACCTTTCATATACTGCTTCCGCTATTTCAAAATCCTCTACCCAATCAATATCCAGAGATTGAAAATCATTTAATTCCAGGATATATGGAGAATTTCCTATTCTATTTTTAATGGTCAAATATAGTTCCCGAGGAGCTAAAAATATTGCACTATTAATTTCATATAATTTTTTCAGATCCTGTGTGGCAGGCCATTTTTTATCTTCTGTTGCTCTATTAATAAGATCATTTTTTTCCGGATCCCACAAGAAAGTTTTGAAAATTTTAGCTGTTGCCAGGGAATCATAACCTTTCTTTAATACATCAAAATATTTATCTATTGCCTGATGATAAATTTCTCGATTAATAAAAGGAGATGTAGCATGAGTCCATAAGATATGATCACAATTTGTTAGCTTACCAACATAGCTAATTAAATCTGATAAATCCGTATCGGAATGAGCCAAATAAGCCGGTCGTTTATCTATTTTTAACCGAGCTTTCATTTCAAATTTTTCAGCGATCTCAATACTTTTTACATCATCAGTAGATAATATAATCTCATCCACCTTAAGGTTTCTTAATTGACGTAATTTAAGTTCTAAAAGCCCTCCCGGTATATCAGAAAAGGGTCTTGTGTTCTTGTGAGGTACCCGGCGACTTCCTTCTCTGGTTGGTAAAAATACAGCTATTGACATACGTTTGATATGAAATAATAATTTTATCAGGTTTTTCTCCTGCTAAACATATACTCAGCAAAATCAAAATCAATATCTGTATCTATATCTATCGACTCCTCCTGGCTTATTGGTAAAAAATATGGTTTAGATCCTATATAGCTTCTGGAGCCTAACATTGCATCCCTATTCACCACAACCAAACCAAAAGTGGGCACTAAATATTCAGGTAGGTCCTGAGAATTAGGAGTTTTTTCTATCGAATAATTTAAGGGTTTGCCCTTATACCAAATAAATTCCTTTAAGACCTTTACCGACATTAGACTATTGCAATCATTTTTATAAAACTCTTCAATTGCTTTTAAATAACTTTCTCTTTTAATAAGTGGAGCCGTAACTTGTGCAACTAAAATTTCCTTCCCTTCGGTAACTTTGGCTAAGTAATGATGAAATTCACTATTACTACATTTCGAACTGGCGTAGTAAGGTTCTCTCCTGTGATAATTTACTCCATATTCCTTTGCAATTTCAATAGCCCTTTCGCTATCTGTATTAACAACAATATCATCGACAGGTAATGTTTTAATCAGTTCTAATTTATGCTCGAGGAGGGATTTTCCTGCAAAAGGTCTAAAGTTTTTATCTTTAACTCTTTGTGAGCCTGCTCTTACAGGTATAACTGCGACTAATTTTTTCATAATTATTTTTATTCCGAAATTTCATTTTTTAAGGATTGTGCTGCTTCCAGAAAAATGTTTAAATCTACCGAATAGGAAAGATATTCGAAGCCCTTATGATAGAGCTTCCTTGCTGTGGTAATTGAGTCAGCAAATGTTCCCAGGCGTTTTCCTTTACATTTTGCTTTTTCGGAAACTTCATTCATTAATTCATCCATTTTGGGATGTTCTACCTGTCCTGGAATTCCGATAGATTGAGAAAGGTCATAAGGCCCTATAAAAAGAACATCAAAACCTTGAACTTCCAGAATTTTATCAAGATTATTAATTCCTTCTTTGCCTTCAACTTGAAGGATCAGCATTTTTTCATTGGCATTTTTAAAATACTCCTCTTTGGCTTTTGAACCAAATTCAGCAGCTTTTACAAATCGGCAAACGCCCCGACTCCCTGCTGGGTAAAATTTAGCTGCATTTACAGCACTTTTTGCTTCTTCGGCTGTAGAAATATTGGGAATCTGCACGCCATCGGCCCCTGCATCCAGAGCTGAACCAATAGCATTTGCATCAACACCTTTTACCCTTACTATTGATTTTATCCCACTAACTTTAGCTGCCCTTACGTGGTTATGCAATGTTTCATTAGTGATTGGTCCATGTTCCTGGTCCAGGATTACAAAATCCATTCCCGAATATCCCAGCGCTTCAATCAAATTGCTATCGGTTGTTTTTGAAAATACACCTATCATTTCCTTTCGATTTTACTATAAACAGAATCTTCCTCTAAACCTTCATACAGGCTTGATGTAATACTCACCAATGAGACCGGTTTTTTCACTTTGAAATTTTTAAATAAATACTCATTTTCCAAAAATAATTCCTGTTCCTTTTTATCTATTGCATCTCCCTCATAGCCATCATAACCCGTAAAATAAATAGTTTCAACGCCAAGCTCAAAAGCTGTTTGAAGGGCTATAGCAGTATGAGAATCTTCAAATTTATCAGTAAAATCTACATTTTTCAGTTCATAAGCGCAATCGGTTAATGCACTAGGGATGTATGTACCCATTTTCCGGGGATAAGGAGGCAAAATACATTTTCCGTTTATTTTTTTATTATAATTAAAAACCTGTTCTAGTCTATGACCTTCATTTCCTACCAAACAAAAATACTGTTCATTCGGCAAGTTTTCATAGCTCCGCGCATTTTTAGAACTGGCATGAATAATAACCATGTTTGGGTTCTTAAGTAAAAACTCCTTTATTCCTTTAGCGTGAACTACAGCATTTGGTCCACCCCCTATTAGAATTGCCTCTGGATATTTTTCAACTTCATTGAAATCAAGAGCTTTTAACTCTTTATTATCTTTTATCCCTCTGGATTGGTTAGACAGGGCCCTTATAATACTATTTAAAGAATAATACCTTTTGGTTACCCATTCCATAACCTGTTTCTGTGGTAATGAATGAGCTCCCGAAACCATATAGGGTAAATTTGTACCCCAACCGTATTCTGCCTGCATTTCACTAAAGGGATCCACAACCTTACTCAAAGCATTAAAATCAAGGTCCTTTATTAAACCTTTAGAATTTAAAGTAGTTAGTAAAAGTTCTGTGCTTAAATTGCCCGCACCTCTACCCATTCCGGTAACAGTTGCATCGACAATTGATACACCACATTCAATTGCAGTTAGCGTGTTTATAAGAGCCATTTGTAAATTGTTATGACCATGAAAACCTATTTCAACATCAGTTTGATCTCTTACAATATTAAAGGTGTTACGAACATCTTCAGGATACACACCTCCAAAAGAATCTACCATATAAAAATAATCTGCTATGCCATCAACATTTTTTATTTGCGCTAAGAATTCTTTTTCATCTGCCCAGTTAGACATATACATAACATTAAATCCTACCTGAAATCCCTCTTTTTTCACAGCTTCTGCTAAAAGCAATGCTCGTTTAAAATTTTTAGGATCTATTGCAATACGTACCATATCGATATAGCCCTTGCAGGGAGTTAATAGCTGTGGTACATGTTCAGCCCGTACATCTTTTTCGTTTAAAATGATCACTAATTTTTTGTTACTAGACTCTTTACATTTTTCCAAAACATGGGGAGGGCAATAAAAATATTCTCCTAAATAAGAATTCATAGGATTTGAGCGGTAACCAATTTCCAAATATTCTATTGGCAACTTGTTAAAAGACTCGAAGTAATTTTGAACTAAATCAGGATCAAAATCCCAATTTGTATAATATCCACCATCTCTTAGGGTGCAATCAAGTAATTTCATATTATAATAATTTTTGCAGGTGTGCTGTTAGTTTGTGAAAATCACAATTTAAAGTTGGTTCATCTCTTTTATATAAAAATATTACTGTAAAAAAGTAAATGGATAAAATATCGTTTTTATCTTTAATACCCAACTTATTAATATTTTTTAAAATTTTCTTTGGTTTTATAATCTTTTGCCTATGCTTTAATTTATGGAAAGATAAAATTCAGCCAAAATTTAAACCGAAAGGATAATAGCCAGCCCTGTTACAATTTAGAACTACCGTTTCGGGAAAATTTTCGAAAAACAAATCGCCAGATTGTTGAAGACAAAGTTTCATATTTATAATTTCTTAAAAAACTGCGCTGGCAACTGAGGCTTAAAAAATAGAAAAGAAAGAATGAAAGTTTTTAAAAGCATAACTATTATTTATGTAACCGGTGTCATCCCCTGTAACTTTATCATCTCTTTAAAAACTTCTGAGGTCTGAGAAAGCTCTTTAAAACTTCCTATGCTCTCTATATTTCCCTTTTTTAATACTACAATTTTATCAGCATTTTTAACGGTTGCCAACCTATGGGCAATTATTATGATAGTATACTGTCCTTTTAACTTATCAATATTCGATTGAATGGCAGCTTCTGTTTCCCCATCCAGGGCCGATGTGGCTTCATCCATAAAAAGAAAATCCACATCTTTATATAATTCCCTTGCGATTGACAATCGCTGTTTTTGTCCTCCGCTAATATTAATTCCATTATTCCCTAACATCTCATCTTCCTTATTATCAAGAGAATTGACAAAATCATGTAAAGCCGCCTTTCTAATCGCTTCTTTAAATCTCTGCATATTCTGCTCATTCTTCTCTGCCCAAAATGTTATGTTATTAAAAACGCTGTCATTAAATACAGGCGCCTCCTGGGCTATGTATCCAATCTTCTTTCGATAAGAAATAAGATCTAATTCTTTTAGAGATCTTCCATCTACTAATACCTCGCCTTTTTCAGGTATCAAAAGACCAGATAAAACATTCATTAAAGTGGATTTACCGGAACCACTCTCACCAACTATAGCAATACTCTCATTTTTATTGATCTCCAAATCTAAGCCAGATAATATAGAAACATTGCCAAATTTAAAATGAATGTTACGGATATTAATTTTTTCTTCAAACCCTTCGAAAACAATTTCTCCATTTTTGACTTTATTACTTTTTAATTCTTTAGTGAAATTTGACATATTATCCATCGAACCGGAAACACCAAGAAATCGATTCCAATGTTCCTGTAAAGCCAATAAAAAAGTTAGAGATCTATATAAGAATAAAAGACTCAAGATAATTAAACCTATATCCGAATTAAAATACCTTACCTGAATTAAAATTGCGATAACAACCACTAATATTGTAAGAGGCTCCCTAAGCGCACGTAGGGTTGAATCCACTAATCCCAGGTTCTTCTGCACTTCCTCTAATTCAGTGATATTATCTTTAAGCTTAGCTCCATATTTAAAATTTAAACCAGAAGCTTTTAAATATTTGAAATTAGCCACATGTTGAATTAATAAACTTTGAAAACGATGGGCACTTTTTGTATAAGTTTTAGATAATTTTTTAGTCTTTTTAAACAACCATTTAAATAAAAAGTTTGTTAACATACCACCTATAGCAACAATTATGGCGAACCTCGCATTAGCTGCAAAAGCAAATATGACATATACCAAAACTAAAACGCCGTATTCAATAGCTTTAAAATAGCTTTGGTATGCTATATTCACCCGACCAACTTCTCCGCTAAAAGTATTTTGTATCTTTCCAACATCAGATTTTACAAATTCACTGAATTTAAAAGTGTTCAACAGTTTAATGTTACTCAACCTGATTTCTCGCATAAACAATTGTTGATAAGTTACCCTGGTATAACCTTCCAGAAAAGCTACAAAACCTTTAAAGCAAAAGAATGTAAGAATAATAAGTAAGGTGTTGGTGATATTAAGAGTGATCCCGATACTATTCAAAAATTCAGGTAGAAAACTCAAGTTACCCAAACCATCATTTTCCATCTCGTCAGTGCTGGAAGAAGACATCTTTAGCAATGGAATAAACATAGCTAAACCAAAACCATCTAACACACCTCTTAGGAAACTTAAGCCAAAAGCAATAAAAATTCTATAACGCAAGTAAGAGTAGAAATAGAAAAAATATTGAAAATTATTCTTGATTATTTTTTTTAATTTATCCATTAAAACATTTTAAGTAATTAAGTTAATCTGAGTCTTTTTCTAAAGAAATAAAATCTACGGCGTAAACCAATAATCTGTTTCTTTATAAGATTTTTAAAATTATAATCAGGAAATTTATAATCTTTAAATTCAGATATTTTTAAATAATTTAAATACACATTCTTTTTTGGATGGAAAGACATATATAACCAGGGCTTTTCAGGACCGCTGTAGTGCACCAGGTAGGAAAGATTCATTCGGTAAACTTGCATTTTATTATAAATTTTCTCCTCTCCTTTTATAATAATTTTATTTAAAATACGCGGATTCCAAAGTGGTGAAATTTCTTTCCAATTTCCTTTAATCACATAATTAAAGGCATCCTGATCATGGTAAGGTGTTAAATCCCATTTTTCTAAAGCAAATTCTAAAGATCTTTTAGAAATTTTATCATGTCGCCATTTAATTAAATTAACCAGCATTACCCCAGTATTAAAGTACTGATTTGCACTAATTTCTAAAGTAAGCTTAGCCTCTTTTGTAAAATTCTCAAAAACCTGGTCTTTTACCGCCCCAACGTAATCATCGCCCAAATCTATATCAAAAATGATGGCGGGATCTTTTTCTAATATTATATCCGCATCAAAAAAAACAACTTTATTTATATGAGATGGGATACGGTCGTAAATTAAAACTTTATCATAAATCGAGGCACTAAGATGTGCACTTTTTGCTTTTAACTTATCAGATATGCCAAAGTCACATTCTATTAATTGATAGCTTACATTTTGAGGTAAATAATTACCAAGACTGTTTTTGAATTTAGAAAGAAGTTTTTCATCACAATTGGAATAATAAACAAATACGTCATACTCACGATCCCTGGAGATCACATCCTTTAGCGACATAAGCATTAAACAGGCATGTTGGATATAAAATCCATCGGCGTAGGTAACTATATTAACCCTGTCCCCACTATGTACATCAGATTCCATTTTATCTTTAAAA includes:
- a CDS encoding HAD family hydrolase; this encodes MKGFINKHVIFWDFDGVLMDSMPVRNQGFELVLKDFPVNQVEELMRFHLKNGGLSRYVKFRHFFENIRGEEITTKEVEKWANRFSGIMKENLLEPNLLIEDSLNFVKSNHDKYEMHIVSGSDQQELQYLCYELNINPYFKNICGSPTPKIELVKTLLKENNYNPKECLLIGDSFNDFEAADSNEVQFFGYNNPDLKKLHTGYIESFNKL
- a CDS encoding acylneuraminate cytidylyltransferase family protein, which codes for MSIAVFLPTREGSRRVPHKNTRPFSDIPGGLLELKLRQLRNLKVDEIILSTDDVKSIEIAEKFEMKARLKIDKRPAYLAHSDTDLSDLISYVGKLTNCDHILWTHATSPFINREIYHQAIDKYFDVLKKGYDSLATAKIFKTFLWDPEKNDLINRATEDKKWPATQDLKKLYEINSAIFLAPRELYLTIKNRIGNSPYILELNDFQSLDIDWVEDFEIAEAVYERFYK
- a CDS encoding acylneuraminate cytidylyltransferase family protein, with amino-acid sequence MKKLVAVIPVRAGSQRVKDKNFRPFAGKSLLEHKLELIKTLPVDDIVVNTDSERAIEIAKEYGVNYHRREPYYASSKCSNSEFHHYLAKVTEGKEILVAQVTAPLIKRESYLKAIEEFYKNDCNSLMSVKVLKEFIWYKGKPLNYSIEKTPNSQDLPEYLVPTFGLVVVNRDAMLGSRSYIGSKPYFLPISQEESIDIDTDIDFDFAEYMFSRRKT
- a CDS encoding HpcH/HpaI aldolase family protein — protein: MIGVFSKTTDSNLIEALGYSGMDFVILDQEHGPITNETLHNHVRAAKVSGIKSIVRVKGVDANAIGSALDAGADGVQIPNISTAEEAKSAVNAAKFYPAGSRGVCRFVKAAEFGSKAKEEYFKNANEKMLILQVEGKEGINNLDKILEVQGFDVLFIGPYDLSQSIGIPGQVEHPKMDELMNEVSEKAKCKGKRLGTFADSITTARKLYHKGFEYLSYSVDLNIFLEAAQSLKNEISE
- a CDS encoding aldolase catalytic domain-containing protein → MKLLDCTLRDGGYYTNWDFDPDLVQNYFESFNKLPIEYLEIGYRSNPMNSYLGEYFYCPPHVLEKCKESSNKKLVIILNEKDVRAEHVPQLLTPCKGYIDMVRIAIDPKNFKRALLLAEAVKKEGFQVGFNVMYMSNWADEKEFLAQIKNVDGIADYFYMVDSFGGVYPEDVRNTFNIVRDQTDVEIGFHGHNNLQMALINTLTAIECGVSIVDATVTGMGRGAGNLSTELLLTTLNSKGLIKDLDFNALSKVVDPFSEMQAEYGWGTNLPYMVSGAHSLPQKQVMEWVTKRYYSLNSIIRALSNQSRGIKDNKELKALDFNEVEKYPEAILIGGGPNAVVHAKGIKEFLLKNPNMVIIHASSKNARSYENLPNEQYFCLVGNEGHRLEQVFNYNKKINGKCILPPYPRKMGTYIPSALTDCAYELKNVDFTDKFEDSHTAIALQTAFELGVETIYFTGYDGYEGDAIDKKEQELFLENEYLFKNFKVKKPVSLVSITSSLYEGLEEDSVYSKIERK
- a CDS encoding ABC transporter ATP-binding protein; amino-acid sequence: MDKLKKIIKNNFQYFFYFYSYLRYRIFIAFGLSFLRGVLDGFGLAMFIPLLKMSSSSTDEMENDGLGNLSFLPEFLNSIGITLNITNTLLIILTFFCFKGFVAFLEGYTRVTYQQLFMREIRLSNIKLLNTFKFSEFVKSDVGKIQNTFSGEVGRVNIAYQSYFKAIEYGVLVLVYVIFAFAANARFAIIVAIGGMLTNFLFKWLFKKTKKLSKTYTKSAHRFQSLLIQHVANFKYLKASGLNFKYGAKLKDNITELEEVQKNLGLVDSTLRALREPLTILVVVIAILIQVRYFNSDIGLIILSLLFLYRSLTFLLALQEHWNRFLGVSGSMDNMSNFTKELKSNKVKNGEIVFEGFEEKINIRNIHFKFGNVSILSGLDLEINKNESIAIVGESGSGKSTLMNVLSGLLIPEKGEVLVDGRSLKELDLISYRKKIGYIAQEAPVFNDSVFNNITFWAEKNEQNMQRFKEAIRKAALHDFVNSLDNKEDEMLGNNGINISGGQKQRLSIARELYKDVDFLFMDEATSALDGETEAAIQSNIDKLKGQYTIIIIAHRLATVKNADKIVVLKKGNIESIGSFKELSQTSEVFKEMIKLQGMTPVT
- a CDS encoding glycosyltransferase family 8 protein; the encoded protein is MESDVHSGDRVNIVTYADGFYIQHACLMLMSLKDVISRDREYDVFVYYSNCDEKLLSKFKNSLGNYLPQNVSYQLIECDFGISDKLKAKSAHLSASIYDKVLIYDRIPSHINKVVFFDADIILEKDPAIIFDIDLGDDYVGAVKDQVFENFTKEAKLTLEISANQYFNTGVMLVNLIKWRHDKISKRSLEFALEKWDLTPYHDQDAFNYVIKGNWKEISPLWNPRILNKIIIKGEEKIYNKMQVYRMNLSYLVHYSGPEKPWLYMSFHPKKNVYLNYLKISEFKDYKFPDYNFKNLIKKQIIGLRRRFYFFRKRLRLT